A single region of the Arthrobacter sp. zg-Y820 genome encodes:
- a CDS encoding LuxR family transcriptional regulator gives MHNSIHQSYVRHSSGPAPDTAGPASFAQLPRPDGAPREDTMREDQAAPPRFVGRAAVTATILDRLAAGGGAGCILVGEPGSGKTALIHHVLRHCSSDTYVVHVRGSAFSGRTPFGALTFLLSELEPDVSSHPVLILRGLTRLIQERAQGRAVLLAVDNGEDLDEFSAMALSQMVLSRTAGLLACFRDFSKAPAEFTGLWREGILSRVDLEPLDLAETAELLAAELDAPVSGAAVADLQRFTGGNPHLLTLACQDYRDSGRLRRSGAVWVLELNQPAPAGRVAEVVLGRLASLTERQTALVRTVALADSMPLAAALHDVEPGEVDTLQEQGILAVDRQSVPRVRIRDAVLAGAVRLSLDATERRRLLHRLRSAVAVSPQENGAAGAKGTPESDDVDPAAGVLDPASLALWRLDGGESLTPGAAVAAARAANEAGDPAGAIRFLSARVDFGRSAEAVLELVAARMTLGEYGAAMAALSGYRNRGQEATPLEEVRLLLAENRVLCMAATGALSGGLPAGALPAGAAKKHDELLRQAEQRVAELAAAGTISRADTAVLDRGMILARAECNSTHGRFLENAAYLAPVHAGASGRDKGFRVLIGSWLCEALGMTDRQDDAVELAQEVERLLAEPDVSPGDRSSSFARIIHVYLAIGALQDATRLLAQQQAHGQPTLFPGMFGELGEGLLHAFAGDPEQALRCLVPAVAQLRLGGPESMIPLAAAAAAYCHALQTDRLGAEMYLKLGAKAADGGPWSVRRGARHFAALADAALAGSVPYAAGTGSGGGGSAGARTTRSPQTAARRFIDLAAHDHRRGAYSYELLSLLSAVRLGDLENLDRVLSVAAHQQGPFARICETYAKGAGSFDAQLLIQAAEMAEANGQVLFAREASERALAVASGAGDRATVRFIHRSRRGTATPGAVEGTDSAGDYLSALTSRERSIARMAAAGTSNKAIAAELNISVRTVEGHLYQVYSKLHVGSRRELAKIIADKSGERK, from the coding sequence GTGCACAACAGCATTCACCAGTCCTATGTTCGTCATTCCTCCGGTCCGGCACCAGACACAGCCGGACCGGCTTCCTTTGCGCAGCTTCCCCGGCCCGACGGTGCGCCCCGGGAAGACACCATGCGGGAAGACCAGGCAGCTCCGCCGCGCTTTGTCGGCCGGGCCGCGGTGACCGCGACCATCCTTGATCGGCTGGCCGCCGGCGGGGGAGCCGGCTGCATCCTCGTGGGTGAGCCGGGCAGCGGCAAGACCGCCCTGATCCACCACGTGCTGCGGCACTGCAGCTCGGACACCTACGTGGTCCATGTGCGCGGATCAGCCTTCTCCGGGCGCACCCCCTTTGGCGCCCTGACCTTTCTCCTGTCGGAACTGGAACCGGACGTCTCCTCGCACCCGGTGCTGATCCTGCGCGGACTGACCCGCCTGATCCAGGAGCGTGCCCAGGGCCGCGCCGTCCTGCTGGCCGTGGACAACGGAGAAGACCTGGACGAGTTCTCCGCCATGGCCCTCAGCCAGATGGTCCTGAGCCGGACGGCGGGGCTGCTGGCCTGCTTCCGTGACTTCAGCAAGGCGCCGGCGGAGTTCACCGGCCTGTGGCGCGAAGGCATCCTTTCCCGGGTGGACCTGGAGCCCCTGGACCTGGCGGAAACCGCCGAGCTGTTGGCGGCCGAACTTGATGCTCCCGTCTCCGGTGCCGCCGTTGCGGATCTGCAGCGGTTTACCGGCGGCAACCCGCACCTGCTGACCCTGGCCTGCCAGGACTACCGCGATTCCGGCCGGTTGCGCCGCTCCGGAGCGGTCTGGGTGTTGGAACTGAACCAACCCGCACCGGCGGGGCGCGTGGCCGAGGTCGTCCTGGGACGGCTGGCGTCGCTGACCGAGCGGCAGACGGCGCTGGTGCGCACCGTGGCGCTGGCGGACTCAATGCCGCTGGCCGCGGCCCTGCACGACGTGGAACCCGGAGAAGTGGACACGCTCCAGGAACAGGGGATCCTCGCCGTCGACCGGCAGAGTGTTCCGCGTGTGCGGATCCGGGATGCGGTGCTGGCGGGCGCCGTCCGCCTCTCCCTTGATGCCACCGAGCGCAGGCGGCTCCTGCACCGGCTGCGGTCCGCCGTTGCGGTGTCACCGCAGGAGAACGGTGCGGCAGGTGCCAAGGGGACACCGGAGAGCGACGACGTCGATCCGGCGGCGGGCGTGCTGGATCCGGCGAGCCTGGCGCTGTGGCGCCTGGACGGCGGCGAGTCGTTGACTCCCGGCGCGGCAGTGGCGGCCGCCCGCGCTGCCAACGAGGCGGGCGATCCGGCGGGCGCCATCCGCTTCCTTTCCGCCCGGGTGGATTTTGGGCGGAGCGCTGAAGCCGTGTTGGAGCTGGTGGCCGCCCGGATGACACTGGGCGAATACGGCGCGGCCATGGCAGCGCTCAGCGGCTACCGAAACCGCGGGCAGGAGGCCACGCCGCTGGAGGAGGTGCGGCTGCTGCTCGCGGAAAACCGGGTGCTGTGCATGGCCGCCACAGGGGCCCTGTCCGGTGGACTTCCGGCCGGAGCCCTGCCTGCCGGCGCCGCGAAAAAGCATGACGAGCTGCTGCGGCAGGCCGAACAACGGGTGGCGGAACTCGCTGCGGCGGGGACGATCAGCAGGGCGGACACCGCCGTGCTGGACCGCGGCATGATCCTGGCCAGGGCGGAGTGCAACTCGACCCACGGGCGGTTCCTGGAGAATGCCGCCTATCTGGCTCCGGTGCACGCCGGTGCGTCGGGGCGGGACAAGGGATTCCGGGTGCTGATCGGTTCCTGGCTGTGTGAGGCGCTGGGGATGACGGACCGGCAGGATGACGCCGTCGAGCTGGCCCAGGAGGTTGAGCGGCTCCTGGCGGAGCCGGACGTCAGCCCCGGCGACAGGAGCTCGTCGTTTGCGCGGATCATCCACGTCTACCTGGCTATCGGCGCCCTGCAGGACGCCACCCGGCTCCTGGCCCAGCAGCAGGCGCACGGGCAGCCCACCCTGTTCCCCGGGATGTTCGGCGAACTGGGCGAGGGGCTGCTGCACGCCTTTGCCGGGGATCCGGAGCAGGCGTTGCGCTGCCTGGTTCCCGCCGTCGCGCAGCTTCGGCTCGGAGGCCCGGAATCGATGATCCCGCTCGCCGCGGCGGCCGCGGCCTACTGCCATGCGCTGCAGACGGACCGCTTGGGAGCGGAGATGTACCTGAAGCTGGGCGCCAAGGCAGCCGACGGCGGCCCCTGGTCGGTGCGCCGCGGCGCCCGGCACTTTGCCGCCCTCGCCGACGCAGCCCTGGCCGGTTCCGTCCCGTATGCCGCCGGCACAGGTTCCGGGGGTGGCGGTTCCGCCGGCGCCCGCACCACGAGGTCTCCGCAAACGGCGGCCCGGCGCTTCATCGATCTGGCTGCCCATGACCACCGGCGCGGTGCGTACTCCTACGAACTGCTCTCCCTGCTCAGCGCCGTCCGGCTGGGAGACCTGGAGAACTTGGACCGGGTCCTCTCGGTGGCAGCCCATCAGCAGGGACCGTTTGCCAGGATTTGTGAGACCTATGCCAAGGGGGCCGGCAGCTTTGATGCCCAGCTGTTGATCCAGGCGGCGGAAATGGCGGAGGCCAACGGCCAGGTGCTGTTCGCCCGGGAAGCGTCCGAACGCGCGTTGGCGGTGGCATCGGGTGCGGGGGACCGGGCCACGGTGCGGTTCATCCACCGCAGCCGGCGCGGCACTGCAACCCCGGGAGCCGTCGAGGGAACGGACTCCGCAGGTGATTACCTCAGCGCGCTGACGTCGCGGGAACGGTCGATCGCCCGGATGGCTGCCGCCGGGACAAGTAACAAGGCCATCGCCGCTGAGCTGAACATCTCGGTGCGGACCGTGGAAGGACACCTGTACCAGGTGTATTCCAAGCTCCATGTGGGGAGCCGGCGGGAGCTGGCCAAGATCATCGCCGACAAGTCAGGGGAACGAAAATGA